The following proteins are co-located in the Mycolicibacterium goodii genome:
- a CDS encoding DUF2613 domain-containing protein: MNRFVVPSAASIVVGLLLGAAAVFGVTLMVQQDTKPPLQAGDPASSVLNRVEYGDRS, translated from the coding sequence GTGAACCGGTTCGTCGTACCCTCTGCGGCCAGCATTGTGGTCGGCCTGTTGCTGGGCGCGGCCGCCGTCTTCGGAGTGACGCTGATGGTGCAGCAGGACACAAAGCCTCCGCTGCAAGCGGGCGATCCGGCGTCATCCGTCCTCAACCGGGTCGAGTACGGCGACCGTTCTTAG